A single genomic interval of Agrobacterium larrymoorei harbors:
- a CDS encoding ABC transporter permease — MTSAIRKFNATFGPDMAGPVIAFIAVILVFGLSADNFISMGTFGSVAFQLPELGLLTLAMLLPLLTGGINLSVTFAANLSGLAAAWVLQAHGGVDAPPSSFFFACLAALTVGGAAGAMTGAAIAYTSAHPILVTLSMMIFLRGLGEFLTRGGDVSGFPSYMAPIGHGSFFGLPIPLLIFIVCVALWQLLLTRSKLGFGLLMIGSNIEAARYSGLNTRKIQILVYTLSGLMCAVAGIIMLARFNSVRVGHGESYLLITVLAAFLGGINPFGGFGRVLPVFVALIVLQLLSSGLNLLGANQHLATALWGVLMIVVMAARTIVSNYTAYRRKKA; from the coding sequence ATGACGTCTGCCATTCGTAAGTTCAACGCCACTTTCGGCCCGGATATGGCCGGTCCGGTCATCGCCTTCATCGCGGTCATACTCGTCTTCGGACTTTCGGCGGACAACTTTATTTCGATGGGCACATTCGGCTCCGTCGCCTTCCAGCTTCCTGAACTCGGTCTGCTAACGCTGGCGATGCTTCTGCCGCTTTTGACCGGCGGCATCAATCTCTCCGTCACTTTTGCCGCCAACCTTTCCGGCCTTGCAGCAGCATGGGTGTTGCAGGCCCATGGCGGGGTCGATGCGCCGCCCAGCAGTTTCTTTTTCGCATGTCTTGCAGCACTCACAGTCGGTGGCGCCGCCGGGGCCATGACCGGCGCCGCAATCGCCTATACCAGCGCGCACCCCATTCTCGTCACGCTGTCGATGATGATTTTCCTGCGCGGTCTCGGAGAATTTTTGACGAGGGGCGGCGATGTTTCGGGCTTCCCGAGCTATATGGCGCCCATCGGTCATGGATCGTTTTTCGGGCTGCCTATTCCACTTCTCATCTTCATCGTCTGCGTTGCTCTGTGGCAATTGCTCTTGACGCGCAGCAAGCTGGGCTTCGGGCTGTTGATGATCGGTTCGAACATAGAGGCCGCCCGCTATTCCGGCCTCAACACCCGCAAAATTCAAATCCTTGTCTACACACTCTCCGGGCTCATGTGCGCAGTTGCGGGCATCATCATGCTGGCGCGCTTCAACTCGGTGCGCGTGGGCCATGGTGAATCCTATCTGCTGATCACCGTGCTGGCGGCGTTTCTCGGTGGCATCAACCCGTTCGGCGGTTTCGGACGCGTCCTGCCCGTCTTCGTCGCACTGATCGTGTTGCAGCTTCTCTCCTCCGGGCTGAACCTGCTTGGCGCCAATCAGCATCTCGCCACCGCTTTGTGGGGCGTGCTGATGATCGTGGTGATGGCCGCCCGCACAATCGTTTCAAACTATACCGCATACCGCAGAAAGAAGGCCTGA